Proteins from one Caldanaerobius fijiensis DSM 17918 genomic window:
- a CDS encoding AAA family ATPase, with product MPLKSKEMYDRLNANIKKAIFGKEEQTKLIFISLVAGGHVLLEDVPGVGKTKLAESFARSLDMSLKRIQFTPDLLPQDLIGVNIYNPKEQEFTFRKGPIFTNILLADEINRATPKTQSALLEAMQEKKVTVDGVDYELPGEFMVLATQNPVESSGTFELPEAQLDRFFMKISMGYPSREDELTIMDTYGRFKETEQLQPVLTGQDLVDIRREIEQEVKVSDDIKNYIVELVQTTRRMDTVLLGASPRATIMLAKAAKINAAIEGRDYVIPDDVKAMCIPVLAHRVVLKGMDFDRTPEDVINQLLEEVKAPFEEV from the coding sequence ATGCCTTTAAAGTCAAAGGAGATGTATGATAGGCTGAATGCCAATATAAAAAAGGCCATATTTGGGAAGGAAGAGCAGACTAAGCTCATATTCATAAGCCTGGTGGCAGGTGGGCACGTGCTCCTGGAGGATGTCCCCGGGGTAGGTAAAACCAAGCTGGCTGAATCTTTTGCCAGATCCCTGGACATGAGTTTAAAGAGGATTCAGTTCACGCCGGATCTGCTGCCGCAGGATCTTATAGGCGTGAACATATACAATCCCAAAGAGCAGGAGTTTACCTTCAGGAAAGGGCCTATTTTTACCAACATACTGCTGGCGGATGAAATAAACAGAGCCACCCCCAAGACCCAATCAGCATTGCTGGAAGCGATGCAGGAGAAGAAAGTGACTGTAGATGGGGTGGATTACGAATTGCCGGGAGAGTTTATGGTGTTGGCCACTCAAAATCCCGTGGAGTCCAGCGGTACTTTTGAACTACCTGAGGCACAACTGGACAGGTTTTTCATGAAGATATCCATGGGCTATCCGTCCAGAGAAGATGAGCTTACGATAATGGATACATACGGCAGGTTTAAGGAAACTGAGCAGTTACAGCCGGTATTGACAGGGCAGGACCTTGTGGACATACGCCGTGAGATAGAACAAGAGGTAAAGGTAAGCGATGACATAAAGAATTATATAGTAGAGCTGGTGCAGACTACCAGGAGGATGGACACCGTTTTACTGGGCGCCAGTCCCAGGGCAACGATAATGCTGGCAAAAGCGGCCAAGATAAATGCTGCTATAGAGGGCAGGGATTATGTGATACCGGACGATGTAAAGGCCATGTGTATACCTGTATTGGCCCATAGAGTGGTCTTGAAAGGCATGGACTTTGACAGGACGCCAGAGGATGTGATAAATCAACTATTGGAAGAGGTAAAGGCGCCTTTTGAAGAGGTGTAA
- a CDS encoding DUF58 domain-containing protein: MGYVIFLVAILIFQQIFANYYYKNALKGVKVKRYFTKNRLFEGDTLEVVYEIENHKRLPLFNLMVIDYLPDNLKTISGNKYRNLNSFHITIWGYKKVIRRYKMVAAARDYVSVSSIHLRIHDVFGILESEQEFKSYDNIYIYPRPKQLKLRAESETIKEARSVKKWIEEDPLSFYSVRKYTSTDPFKKINWKKTAQLGELMVNEYEANKSKKVSIYVNLKGSNFNFLGINAAHLEDLLRYTAYLARYFVEHGYELSVFANSGIKTDERRYVRVEPGMGRKHLNVIYEMFSLVDYHMVHDDDMIIRQNRHILSDGKVIVVSMPQVGWGENVVKTLKRYGIDALFIGVSADEKAQFV; the protein is encoded by the coding sequence ATGGGCTATGTCATTTTTCTTGTCGCCATACTTATCTTTCAGCAGATTTTTGCCAATTATTATTATAAAAATGCTTTGAAAGGCGTTAAAGTCAAAAGATATTTTACTAAAAACAGGCTTTTTGAAGGAGATACCCTTGAAGTAGTATATGAAATTGAAAATCACAAAAGACTGCCTTTGTTTAATTTAATGGTTATTGATTATCTTCCTGATAATCTGAAGACAATTTCAGGCAACAAATACAGGAATTTAAACAGTTTTCACATCACCATATGGGGATACAAGAAAGTCATAAGACGGTACAAAATGGTGGCAGCGGCCAGAGATTATGTGAGCGTTTCCTCCATACACCTCAGAATACATGATGTGTTTGGTATTCTTGAAAGTGAGCAAGAATTTAAGTCCTACGACAATATTTATATTTATCCAAGACCTAAGCAACTCAAGCTGCGGGCTGAGAGTGAGACCATAAAGGAGGCCAGGTCTGTTAAAAAATGGATTGAAGAAGACCCCCTGTCGTTTTACAGCGTGAGAAAGTATACTTCGACTGACCCGTTTAAAAAAATAAACTGGAAGAAGACCGCCCAATTAGGTGAGCTCATGGTCAATGAGTACGAAGCCAATAAGAGCAAGAAGGTGAGTATTTACGTCAATTTAAAAGGCAGTAATTTCAATTTTCTGGGTATAAATGCTGCGCACCTGGAAGACCTTTTAAGGTATACGGCATATCTGGCAAGGTATTTTGTGGAGCATGGGTATGAGCTCAGCGTATTTGCCAACAGCGGGATCAAGACCGATGAGAGGAGATACGTAAGGGTAGAACCAGGAATGGGGCGCAAGCACCTTAATGTCATATACGAAATGTTTTCCCTGGTGGATTACCATATGGTACACGACGACGATATGATTATAAGGCAAAATCGGCACATTTTGAGTGACGGCAAAGTCATCGTGGTTTCAATGCCACAGGTGGGCTGGGGGGAAAACGTCGTAAAAACGCTTAAAAGATATGGTATAGATGCGCTGTTTATAGGGGTGAGTGCTGATGAAAAAGCGCAATTTGTTTGA